Proteins encoded in a region of the Clostridium butyricum genome:
- a CDS encoding CotS family spore coat protein: MNDSNNTIKIKKFIEENYDLTVEKVEKVKNSYKVITSHGTYSLKTIKYEFPHFYFILSAMKHLQENGFTDMPEFILNNREKEFGLMDKKYVYLTEWIPSRLSNFDNPIELSLVATELAKLHKSSCGFNVTEKMKARIGWFSWEEVFETRKNEILDFRNRIYQKAYKSDFDLLYLDNINSEIKRAEKSIEGLKKNNYIKVMEKEIFRRGFCHHDYAHHNILVDNRGKFKIIDFDYCILDSHLHDVSSLFIRSMKDGKWSDRKADVILYSYEKIFEIEKNELPIMREFIRFPQAFWQIGLQVYWEQQPWGEEFFLNKLKRYLEDCDEREEFIDSYFKGGD, translated from the coding sequence ATGAATGATAGTAATAATACAATTAAAATCAAAAAATTTATTGAGGAAAATTATGATCTGACTGTAGAAAAAGTAGAAAAGGTTAAAAACAGTTATAAAGTAATTACTTCACATGGAACATATTCTTTGAAAACTATTAAATATGAATTTCCTCATTTCTATTTTATTTTATCTGCAATGAAACATCTACAGGAAAATGGATTTACTGATATGCCTGAATTTATTTTAAATAATAGAGAAAAAGAATTTGGATTAATGGATAAAAAATATGTTTATTTAACTGAATGGATACCATCAAGGTTAAGTAATTTTGATAATCCAATTGAACTTTCACTTGTAGCTACAGAACTTGCAAAATTGCATAAATCAAGCTGTGGTTTTAATGTTACAGAAAAAATGAAAGCGAGAATTGGATGGTTTTCATGGGAGGAAGTTTTTGAAACAAGGAAAAATGAAATACTTGATTTTCGAAACAGGATATATCAAAAGGCATATAAATCAGATTTTGATTTATTATATTTAGATAATATAAATTCAGAAATAAAAAGAGCAGAGAAAAGTATTGAGGGATTGAAAAAAAATAATTATATCAAGGTGATGGAAAAGGAGATTTTTAGAAGAGGATTTTGTCATCATGATTATGCTCATCATAATATATTAGTAGATAATAGAGGTAAATTCAAAATAATTGATTTTGATTATTGCATATTAGATTCCCATTTACATGATGTTTCATCACTATTTATAAGATCAATGAAAGATGGAAAGTGGAGTGACAGAAAAGCTGATGTGATTTTATACTCATATGAAAAGATATTTGAAATAGAAAAAAATGAATTACCTATAATGAGAGAATTTATAAGATTTCCACAGGCTTTTTGGCAGATTGGCTTACAAGTATATTGGGAGCAACAACCTTGGGGAGAAGAATTTTTTTTGAACAAGCTAAAAAGATATCTAGAGGATTGTGATGAGAGAGAGGAATTTATTGATTCTTATTTTAAAGGGGGAGATTAA
- a CDS encoding CotS family spore coat protein produces MNRIKYSEKEYLCDYDLSLNFFNAAGIKVNDIIPLRKVFVLSTDEGNKILKKVNYSVEKIEFISESLDYLKKKYKNIISYNKLKNNLNYIKWKDDIYIVMDILDGREASFSNPVEIELCANNIALMHNASKGLIAYLNDKYNKDFIDDSFKIKIKKALDELEYMKSIASRYKYKNEFDNLFLDNVDKYIDDIKYVEEDLDKSSYDNLRKNYDNITICHNDLAYHNFLIKNSEVSIIDFDYMTLDLRVCDISDFLLKAIKNSAFDMDKMILAIDSYEKSSILMKEEKELIYIYLKFPKDFYSITRDYYFKRKKWDYDVYLNRLCNKLDNDFFRQEFMNEYKKMIL; encoded by the coding sequence ATGAATAGAATAAAGTATTCAGAAAAAGAGTACTTGTGTGATTATGATTTGAGTTTGAATTTTTTTAATGCGGCAGGTATAAAAGTTAATGATATAATTCCTTTGAGAAAAGTTTTTGTTTTATCAACAGATGAAGGAAATAAAATACTTAAAAAAGTAAATTATAGTGTTGAAAAAATAGAATTTATAAGTGAATCATTAGATTACTTAAAGAAGAAGTATAAAAATATAATCAGCTACAATAAATTAAAAAATAATTTGAACTATATAAAGTGGAAGGATGATATTTATATAGTTATGGATATACTGGATGGAAGAGAGGCATCGTTTTCGAACCCTGTAGAAATTGAACTATGTGCAAATAATATAGCTCTTATGCATAATGCATCAAAAGGACTTATTGCTTATTTAAATGATAAATATAATAAAGATTTTATAGATGATTCGTTTAAAATTAAAATTAAGAAGGCATTAGATGAACTTGAATACATGAAAAGTATTGCATCAAGATATAAATATAAAAATGAATTTGATAACTTGTTTTTAGATAATGTAGATAAGTATATTGATGATATAAAATATGTTGAAGAGGATTTAGATAAGAGTTCATATGATAATTTAAGAAAAAATTATGATAATATTACTATATGTCATAACGATCTTGCATATCATAATTTTCTAATCAAAAATTCAGAAGTTAGCATTATAGATTTTGATTATATGACTTTAGATTTAAGAGTTTGTGATATTTCTGATTTTTTATTAAAAGCAATAAAAAATTCTGCATTTGATATGGATAAAATGATATTGGCAATTGATTCTTATGAAAAGTCAAGTATATTGATGAAAGAAGAAAAAGAATTAATATATATATATTTGAAATTTCCAAAAGATTTTTATTCAATAACTAGGGATTATTATTTTAAGCGTAAAAAGTGGGACTATGATGTTTATTTAAATAGGCTATGCAATAAACTTGATAATGATTTTTTTAGACAAGAATTTATGAATGAGTATAAAAAAATGATATTATGA
- a CDS encoding glycosyltransferase family 4 protein, with translation MKVGIDGRAAKWYRGTGIGTYTHELIRNLNSVDSTNDYLIFMPPCDSLSNLKPNFKLETVDSISSNSFWDDIKVPNILKDSDIELYHVPQNGVGLSDNISCKKVITLHDIIPLRMPETVSDRYLRIFNNELPKILDNCNGIITVSEFSKNDIAKEFNFPLDNIYVTPLAAEDIYKPLSKSQSKELVTRKYGIEEDFVLYVGGFSPRKNIIGLIEAYSKLPENIKETFKLVIIGRKGPSYEKYKLRAEHLNVDDKVIFTDFIPLEDMPLFYNAAEVLVYPSFYEGFGLPPVEAMACGTPVIASNVTSLPEVCYESALLIDPHDIDLLSYDIERVLSNSLLKLTMVKKSLTRSSKFSWKKTALETLHSYESIINN, from the coding sequence ATGAAAGTAGGAATAGATGGCAGAGCTGCAAAATGGTATCGTGGTACAGGAATAGGAACATATACACATGAACTTATTCGTAACCTAAACAGCGTTGACAGTACAAATGATTATTTAATATTTATGCCCCCTTGTGATTCACTTTCTAACTTAAAACCAAATTTCAAACTGGAAACAGTTGATTCAATAAGTTCTAATAGCTTTTGGGATGATATTAAAGTTCCTAATATTTTAAAGGATTCAGATATTGAACTTTATCATGTTCCTCAGAATGGAGTAGGACTTTCCGACAATATATCATGTAAAAAAGTAATAACTCTTCATGATATAATTCCTTTAAGAATGCCTGAAACAGTAAGTGACAGATACTTAAGAATATTTAATAATGAACTTCCTAAAATTTTAGACAACTGTAATGGAATTATTACAGTTTCTGAGTTTTCTAAAAATGACATTGCTAAAGAGTTTAATTTTCCTCTTGATAATATATATGTAACACCACTAGCAGCCGAAGATATATATAAACCTCTTAGCAAATCACAATCAAAAGAATTAGTCACAAGAAAATATGGCATTGAAGAAGATTTTGTTCTTTACGTTGGTGGATTTAGCCCTAGAAAAAATATTATTGGACTTATAGAAGCTTATTCAAAACTTCCTGAAAACATTAAGGAAACATTTAAACTTGTTATAATAGGCAGAAAAGGTCCCTCATATGAAAAGTATAAATTAAGAGCAGAACATCTAAATGTTGATGATAAGGTAATTTTTACTGATTTCATTCCATTAGAAGATATGCCTTTATTCTATAATGCTGCTGAAGTCCTTGTTTATCCTTCTTTCTATGAAGGATTTGGTCTTCCACCTGTAGAAGCAATGGCTTGTGGAACTCCTGTAATCGCCTCTAATGTAACATCTTTGCCTGAAGTATGTTATGAATCAGCTTTATTAATAGATCCACATGACATTGATTTACTTTCATATGATATTGAAAGAGTTTTAAGCAATAGCCTTCTAAAATTAACAATGGTAAAAAAGAGCCTTACCAGAAGCAGTAAATTTTCATGGAAAAAGACAGCTCTTGAAACACTTCATTCATATGAATCAATAATTAATAACTAA
- a CDS encoding CotS family spore coat protein, with protein MMREFEIERQFNIKIEKIKANKGVYYLKTDKGERCLKKINYGPQKLLFVYGAKEHLRKNGFSNLDKYYLNIDGEPYALVNEDLYTLSEWLDGKECDFHNIEEVKIAAKTLANLHEASKGYDPPENSKLKSDLGRWPHLMEKRIKSLDKMRDMVRKKNIKNDFDLIYIQSMEFYKEIGKKALQTLKESDYYELCMAAENEKSFCHHDFTYHNIIIGENKDVHVIDFDYCKREVRTFDISNFMIKVLKRVEWNFDFAVAIIDTYNSVSKLKDEEYKVLYSYLQFPQRYWRLANRYYYNEVNWGQNTFAGKLSSIINEQEKYLQFLDKFKNHYKL; from the coding sequence ATGATGAGGGAGTTTGAAATAGAAAGACAGTTTAATATTAAGATAGAAAAAATTAAAGCCAATAAAGGTGTATACTATCTTAAGACTGATAAGGGCGAAAGGTGTTTAAAAAAAATAAATTACGGGCCTCAAAAGTTGCTCTTTGTGTATGGTGCTAAGGAGCATTTAAGAAAAAATGGCTTTAGTAATTTAGATAAATATTATTTGAACATAGATGGAGAACCTTATGCTTTAGTAAACGAAGACTTATATACTTTATCAGAATGGTTAGATGGAAAAGAGTGTGATTTTCACAATATAGAAGAGGTGAAAATAGCAGCAAAAACATTGGCTAATCTTCATGAAGCATCAAAGGGGTACGATCCACCTGAAAATTCAAAATTAAAGAGTGATCTTGGTAGATGGCCTCATTTAATGGAAAAAAGAATAAAATCATTAGATAAGATGCGTGATATGGTAAGAAAGAAAAATATAAAAAATGATTTTGATCTTATTTATATTCAGTCGATGGAATTTTATAAAGAGATTGGGAAAAAGGCTTTGCAGACACTGAAAGAGTCTGATTATTATGAGCTTTGTATGGCAGCGGAAAATGAAAAAAGTTTCTGTCATCATGATTTTACTTATCACAATATAATAATAGGCGAAAATAAAGATGTGCATGTAATAGATTTTGATTACTGCAAAAGAGAAGTACGTACTTTTGATATAAGTAATTTCATGATAAAAGTATTGAAAAGAGTAGAATGGAATTTTGATTTTGCGGTAGCTATAATAGATACTTATAATTCAGTTTCAAAGCTTAAAGATGAAGAATATAAAGTTCTATATTCTTATCTTCAATTTCCACAAAGATATTGGAGATTAGCAAACAGATATTATTATAATGAAGTCAACTGGGGCCAGAACACTTTTGCTGGTAAGTTAAGTTCAATAATAAATGAACAGGAAAAATATCTTCAATTCTTGGATAAATTTAAAAACCATTATAAACTATGA
- the yabG gene encoding sporulation peptidase YabG — MKIGDIVVRKSYGRDITFKVIDVREKNGRENIILKGINIRIIADSTIDDLEPAEEEDSGTQDKILNTRVSEAINKAISIRGVFRDKAEKSPKIKNKDELVFGRPGKILHVDGDSDYMETCLKVYKQLYLDAVGKSIPESEQPGVIVDLVKEIKPDIVVLTGHDSVIKDPKDYLDLNNYRNSKYYLESVKNLRNYNSSYDELVIFAGACQSCYERILDVGANFASSPNRVLIHCLDPVFVCEKIAYTRIDKVVSITDVIENTITGIKGVGGLQTRGKYREGYPKSSYI, encoded by the coding sequence ATGAAAATAGGAGATATAGTGGTTAGAAAATCTTATGGAAGAGATATTACATTTAAAGTTATAGATGTAAGAGAAAAGAACGGAAGAGAAAACATTATATTAAAGGGAATAAATATAAGAATAATTGCTGATTCAACAATAGATGATTTGGAGCCAGCAGAAGAGGAGGACAGTGGTACTCAAGATAAGATTTTGAATACTAGGGTTAGTGAAGCTATAAATAAGGCTATAAGTATACGTGGTGTTTTTAGGGATAAGGCAGAAAAGTCACCTAAAATAAAAAATAAAGATGAACTTGTATTTGGAAGACCTGGTAAAATACTTCATGTTGATGGAGATAGCGATTATATGGAAACATGTTTAAAAGTTTATAAACAACTATATTTAGATGCAGTCGGTAAATCAATTCCAGAAAGTGAACAACCAGGTGTTATAGTTGATCTTGTAAAAGAAATAAAACCAGATATTGTGGTATTAACAGGTCATGATAGTGTTATAAAAGATCCTAAAGATTATCTTGATTTAAATAATTATAGAAATTCTAAATATTATTTAGAATCTGTGAAAAATTTAAGGAATTATAATTCTAGCTATGATGAGCTTGTGATTTTTGCAGGAGCATGTCAAAGCTGCTATGAGAGAATTTTAGATGTTGGTGCTAATTTTGCATCATCACCAAATCGAGTTTTGATTCATTGTTTAGATCCTGTTTTTGTATGTGAAAAAATTGCATATACAAGAATTGATAAAGTTGTTTCTATAACAGATGTTATAGAAAACACAATAACAGGAATTAAAGGGGTTGGAGGATTACAGACAAGAGGGAAATATAGAGAAGGCTATCCCAAATCATCATATATTTAG
- a CDS encoding Veg family protein — translation MEKVKTIASIKNDIEQHIGEKVTLKANGGRKKVLVNDGIIDSVYPSIFVIRLKCDTQRTVTYSYSDVLTKTVQLVFPATI, via the coding sequence ATGGAAAAAGTAAAAACAATTGCTTCCATAAAAAACGACATTGAGCAGCATATAGGAGAGAAAGTAACTCTTAAAGCTAATGGTGGAAGAAAAAAAGTTTTAGTCAATGACGGAATAATAGACAGTGTATATCCTAGTATTTTCGTTATTAGATTAAAATGTGACACCCAAAGGACTGTGACATATAGTTATTCAGACGTATTAACAAAGACTGTACAATTGGTATTTCCAGCTACAATATAA
- a CDS encoding DUF3794 and LysM peptidoglycan-binding domain-containing protein encodes MSDIDVIKENVQFEQLIRESNSNCVLKDEYLIPDTHPDVQEILTVESRPMITSKEVVGDKIVLDGKVEYTVLYLAREEGLIINSVNYTQKFTSNIDLNQDEHKVICEAECKVEHIEAAIMNERKILIQGIFDIDWELYKTNEFEFVKEIEGNDEVEVLKKTETINRISANKEIELTGKSVIRVGMDKPQISKILNCGLLLHKKEVKIVDDKIYLGCYCKLNILYKGDDTKDIVCMEDDIYLSKEEEIPGITADMIPSVSFEILDDELMLEEDDLGEVRVINNELTVKANIKIFSQDKIDTIKDAYCPNSIIGLKKEEYEVGVLQGANSSETVVKDNIQLSDTDLKPDQIIYSNATIILTDKEIMTDRIVVEGIIKANVLYKTTDEEKNISDIKAEIPFSSALDISGASEGMKSIIRAAVENIDAAIEGNSIAIKVNVILSGKIMDELTKEFIYDVVEEEGEKPEKKASITIYVVDEGETLWELAKKYNTTVNDLIKINGLDESDNIEGGQKLIIPGRAIF; translated from the coding sequence ATGTCAGATATAGATGTTATAAAAGAAAATGTTCAATTTGAGCAGCTTATAAGGGAAAGCAACTCTAACTGTGTATTAAAGGATGAATATTTAATTCCAGATACTCACCCGGATGTTCAGGAAATATTAACAGTTGAATCAAGACCAATGATAACTAGCAAGGAAGTTGTTGGAGATAAAATCGTACTTGATGGAAAAGTAGAATATACTGTTTTATATTTGGCTAGAGAAGAAGGGCTTATAATTAATTCAGTAAATTATACTCAGAAATTTACTAGTAATATTGATCTTAATCAAGATGAACATAAGGTTATTTGTGAAGCAGAATGCAAAGTAGAACATATTGAAGCTGCAATCATGAATGAAAGAAAAATATTGATACAGGGGATATTTGATATTGATTGGGAGCTTTATAAAACAAATGAATTTGAATTTGTTAAAGAAATTGAAGGAAATGATGAGGTAGAAGTTTTAAAGAAAACAGAAACAATAAATAGAATAAGTGCAAATAAGGAAATCGAGTTAACAGGAAAATCTGTAATAAGGGTAGGTATGGATAAACCACAAATAAGTAAAATACTTAACTGTGGATTATTGCTTCATAAGAAAGAGGTTAAAATAGTCGACGATAAGATATATTTAGGATGCTACTGCAAGTTAAATATATTATATAAGGGTGATGATACAAAGGATATAGTATGTATGGAAGATGATATATATTTATCCAAGGAAGAAGAGATACCAGGAATAACAGCAGATATGATACCATCAGTTTCATTTGAGATACTAGATGACGAGCTTATGCTTGAAGAAGATGATTTAGGTGAAGTAAGAGTAATAAATAATGAATTGACTGTTAAAGCTAACATAAAAATATTTTCTCAAGATAAAATTGATACAATTAAAGATGCTTATTGCCCAAATTCAATTATTGGATTGAAAAAAGAAGAATATGAAGTAGGGGTTTTACAGGGAGCTAATTCTTCAGAAACTGTTGTAAAGGATAATATACAATTAAGTGATACTGATTTAAAGCCAGATCAAATAATATACTCAAATGCCACTATAATATTAACTGATAAAGAAATAATGACAGATAGAATTGTGGTTGAAGGAATAATAAAAGCAAACGTGCTATATAAAACAACTGATGAAGAAAAAAATATATCAGATATAAAAGCTGAGATACCATTTTCATCTGCACTTGATATTTCTGGAGCATCTGAGGGTATGAAGTCTATAATACGAGCAGCTGTTGAAAATATTGACGCTGCAATTGAAGGAAATAGTATCGCTATTAAAGTTAATGTTATATTAAGTGGAAAGATAATGGATGAGTTGACTAAGGAGTTTATTTATGATGTTGTGGAAGAAGAGGGAGAAAAACCAGAGAAAAAAGCTAGTATAACAATATATGTTGTTGATGAAGGTGAGACTCTTTGGGAATTAGCTAAAAAATATAACACAACAGTTAATGATCTTATAAAAATAAATGGGCTTGATGAATCTGATAATATTGAAGGTGGACAAAAACTAATAATACCAGGAAGAGCAATTTTTTAA
- a CDS encoding cyanophycinase: MNDNLSGNLIIIGGAEDKEGKREILKKVCDSIDKDNDILLIATIATEFPEEAAEKYKKVFSDLKVKNLKVLDISCRKDAFDENNVELINSCSLIFFTGGDQLRITSLVGGTPVYDSLRKCLTKGIYIVGTSAGASVMSDTMIVQGNDDDSPRKCTLKMAPGLSFIRNVIIDQHFAQRGRIGRLLVGIAENPEVLGIGIDENTAICVNQDGKIEVVGEGAVYFIDGSNITYTNVSELHSDEILSMHNVKLHILTNRNKFDLIKRSPFEEEKN, from the coding sequence TTGAATGATAATTTAAGTGGAAATTTAATTATTATAGGAGGCGCAGAAGATAAAGAAGGAAAGAGAGAAATATTAAAAAAAGTATGTGATTCCATTGATAAAGATAATGACATATTACTAATAGCAACTATAGCTACAGAATTTCCAGAAGAAGCAGCAGAAAAATATAAAAAAGTTTTTAGTGATTTAAAAGTAAAAAACCTAAAGGTACTTGATATAAGCTGTAGAAAAGATGCTTTTGATGAAAATAATGTAGAGCTAATAAATAGCTGTTCGTTAATTTTTTTTACTGGAGGTGATCAACTAAGAATAACAAGTTTGGTTGGAGGTACTCCTGTTTATGACTCATTAAGAAAATGTTTGACAAAGGGAATTTATATAGTTGGAACTTCAGCTGGTGCATCTGTTATGAGTGATACAATGATTGTTCAAGGAAATGATGATGATTCACCAAGAAAGTGTACATTGAAAATGGCACCAGGGTTAAGCTTTATAAGGAATGTTATAATTGATCAGCATTTTGCTCAAAGAGGTAGAATAGGACGACTACTTGTGGGAATAGCTGAGAATCCTGAAGTTTTAGGAATCGGAATTGATGAAAATACTGCTATATGTGTCAATCAAGATGGCAAAATAGAAGTAGTAGGAGAAGGCGCAGTTTATTTTATTGATGGAAGTAATATTACATATACAAACGTATCAGAATTGCATAGTGATGAAATATTGAGTATGCATAATGTTAAGTTACATATTTTAACAAATAGAAATAAATTTGATTTAATAAAAAGGTCACCTTTTGAGGAGGAAAAAAATTAG
- the cphA gene encoding cyanophycin synthetase, giving the protein MKIVKKRIYEGKNIYSHKKCIRIDVDLEGYSEIPSKKIPNFNFNIVEILPELKKHRCGIDEEGGFVKRLEEGTYLAHICEHCIIAIQNILGMDVSYGKAREIKGELYYIIVQYEYENTAIEIINLAVDLINSLIKSSPINFNGRLQEIKQTLQRETIGPSTKSICDAAKNYGLPVTELGKSGIYQIGYGKQGRIIEAAISNKTNCVGVDISCDKFLTKQLLDIQNIPVAEGRKVFNIIGLLREAEFIGYPVVIKPQYGNKGKGVMLNLKNEKELIKAYTSLLKITKDIIIEKYVKGNDYRICVVDYKVVAASLRVVPFVIGDGKSNIKALINILNNDPLRGQDHEKPLTTIKFDKELCNCLYRQNMSLDYIPNKGEKVILRENANLSTGGIAVDCTDDVCDENIDYCIRAAKALGLDICGVDICTEDISIPIDKQNGIVMEVNAAPGIRMHHFPSQGKKRDVGKAIVDMLYEGRPSNIPVISVTGTNGKTTTTRMIGHVLKMMGMTTGITSTDGIYINDKCIHKGDDSGFNSAKTLLLNRDVEAVVLETARGGLVRRGLAYDLADVAVITNITNDHLGLDGIDSMEDLMFVKSLVGEEVKENGYTVINADDKYSKRILDRISCEKIYFSKSKDNELIKENINDGKIAVFIEDNNICVINNHRKYLIMSIDELPISYNGILTYNIENAMAACAALVGLNIDYCMISKGFSDFMPCDDNEGRFNMFEYYGRKVILDYGHNIEGYKAVLSCINKLKTKNRLIGVVGVPGDRQDNVIKEIGEICCEYLDEIIIKEDEDRRGRSIGEVSQLLKISMLKNSNKKNVKVYLDEVDALEYAIKISKKDDIIIVFYENIEPLLNYINNNEQERINKMS; this is encoded by the coding sequence ATGAAAATAGTAAAGAAAAGAATATATGAAGGAAAAAATATATATTCTCATAAAAAATGTATTAGAATTGATGTAGATTTAGAAGGATATTCTGAGATACCTAGTAAAAAAATCCCTAATTTTAATTTTAATATTGTAGAAATTTTACCAGAACTAAAAAAGCACAGATGTGGAATTGATGAAGAAGGCGGTTTTGTAAAAAGACTTGAAGAAGGAACATATTTGGCTCATATCTGTGAACATTGTATTATTGCAATCCAAAATATTTTAGGTATGGATGTATCCTATGGTAAAGCAAGAGAAATAAAAGGTGAATTGTATTATATTATAGTTCAATATGAATATGAAAATACTGCTATTGAAATAATTAATTTAGCTGTTGATTTGATTAATTCATTAATAAAAAGTAGTCCTATTAATTTTAATGGAAGACTACAGGAAATTAAACAGACTTTGCAAAGAGAGACTATCGGACCAAGTACAAAGTCAATTTGTGATGCAGCGAAAAACTATGGATTACCAGTTACTGAGCTTGGCAAAAGTGGAATATACCAAATAGGGTATGGTAAACAAGGTAGGATAATAGAAGCTGCAATAAGCAATAAAACAAATTGTGTAGGAGTGGATATATCGTGTGATAAATTTCTTACAAAACAGTTACTAGATATTCAAAATATACCTGTAGCAGAAGGAAGAAAAGTATTTAATATAATAGGTCTTTTACGAGAAGCTGAATTTATTGGATATCCAGTTGTTATTAAACCTCAATATGGTAATAAAGGAAAGGGAGTGATGCTTAATTTAAAAAATGAAAAAGAATTAATAAAGGCTTACACATCTCTTTTAAAGATTACTAAGGATATAATTATTGAAAAATATGTTAAGGGTAATGATTATAGAATTTGTGTTGTTGATTATAAAGTTGTTGCCGCATCACTTAGAGTAGTTCCATTTGTTATTGGTGATGGAAAAAGCAATATAAAAGCTTTAATAAATATTTTGAATAATGATCCATTAAGAGGTCAAGATCATGAAAAACCTTTAACAACAATAAAATTTGATAAAGAGCTTTGTAATTGTTTATATAGACAGAATATGAGTCTTGATTATATACCTAATAAAGGTGAAAAAGTTATACTTAGAGAAAATGCAAACTTATCAACAGGAGGAATTGCTGTTGATTGTACTGATGATGTATGTGATGAAAATATTGATTATTGTATAAGAGCTGCAAAAGCATTAGGTTTAGATATTTGTGGTGTAGATATATGTACTGAAGATATAAGTATTCCTATTGATAAACAAAATGGAATAGTTATGGAGGTTAATGCTGCACCAGGAATAAGAATGCATCATTTTCCTTCGCAAGGTAAAAAAAGAGATGTAGGAAAAGCTATAGTGGATATGCTTTATGAAGGAAGACCTTCTAACATACCTGTAATATCTGTAACAGGTACTAATGGAAAAACAACGACAACAAGAATGATAGGCCATGTTCTTAAGATGATGGGTATGACTACTGGAATAACATCAACTGATGGAATTTATATAAATGATAAATGTATTCACAAAGGTGATGATTCAGGGTTTAACAGTGCAAAAACACTATTATTGAATAGAGATGTTGAAGCTGTAGTTTTGGAAACTGCAAGGGGAGGACTTGTAAGAAGAGGTCTAGCATATGATTTGGCTGATGTAGCTGTCATAACAAATATTACAAATGATCATTTAGGTCTTGATGGTATTGATTCAATGGAAGATTTAATGTTTGTAAAATCATTAGTAGGAGAAGAAGTAAAGGAAAATGGATATACTGTGATAAATGCTGATGATAAGTATAGTAAAAGAATTTTAGATAGAATAAGTTGTGAAAAAATTTATTTTTCTAAATCAAAAGATAACGAATTAATAAAAGAAAATATAAACGATGGTAAAATAGCTGTTTTTATAGAAGATAATAATATTTGTGTAATAAATAATCATAGAAAATATTTAATAATGTCCATAGATGAATTACCAATATCATATAATGGAATATTAACATATAACATAGAAAATGCTATGGCTGCTTGTGCCGCATTAGTTGGATTAAATATAGATTACTGTATGATAAGTAAAGGATTTTCAGATTTTATGCCTTGTGATGATAATGAAGGTCGCTTTAATATGTTTGAATATTATGGTCGAAAGGTGATTTTAGATTATGGTCATAATATTGAAGGGTATAAAGCTGTTTTATCATGCATAAATAAACTCAAAACTAAAAATAGATTAATTGGTGTTGTAGGAGTACCAGGAGATCGACAAGATAATGTTATAAAAGAAATTGGTGAAATATGCTGTGAATATTTGGATGAAATAATTATAAAAGAAGATGAAGATAGAAGAGGAAGGTCAATTGGTGAAGTATCTCAATTATTAAAAATATCTATGTTAAAAAATAGCAATAAAAAAAATGTTAAGGTATATTTAGATGAGGTTGATGCACTTGAATATGCAATAAAGATTAGCAAAAAAGATGATATAATAATAGTATTTTATGAAAATATAGAACCTCTTCTTAATTATATAAATAATAATGAGCAGGAAAGAATCAATAAGATGAGTTAA